TCGATCAGCGCCCCGTAGATGTCGAGCTGGAGCTGGTCGGAGGCGGCGTTGCCGACCCGCACCGGGGCGGAGCCGAGATGGCCCTCCAGATGGTCGAGTTCACGCTCGGGCAGATCGGTGCGACCGTCGATGCCGTACATGATCTGCAACGGTCCCGCGGGCGAGCCGTCGCCGCGGCTGACGTGCTCGGTCAGGAACCGCATGAAGGCCTCGGCCTCGGTCGTGAAGCCAAGCCGCAGCATCGCGTACACGCAGAAGGCGGCGTCGCGCACCCACATGTACCGGTAGTCCCAGTTGCGTTCGCCGCCGACCTGCTCGGGCAGGCTCGTCGTCGGTGCCGCGACGATCGCGCCGGTGGGCGCGTAGGTGAGGAGCTTCAGGGTCAGCGCCGAGCGGTGCACCATCTCCCGCCAGCGGCCCCGGTACTTGGAGGCGGACAGCCAGCGCCGCCAGTACGCCACCGTGCTGTTGAACTGCGTCTCGGCCTCGGTCCGCGCGCACCGCTTCAGCGCGAGCGCCCCGCCGACCTGGTCGAGCGCCAGCACCGCCGACTCGCCCTGGGAGAGCTTGAAGTCGGCGTGCACGTCCGGCCCGTCGATCTCCAGCGGCACGGTGGAGGTCAGCCCGAGGGCCAGCTCCTCCGACTCGAAGACCGCCACCTCGCCGTCCATGCGGACGGTGTGCGTCCGGGTGCCGTAGTCGAAGCGGGGCGCGACCCGGGTGCGGAACGGGATGGAGCCGCGTACGCACACCACGCGCCGGATCAGTCGGTGCCGCTCGACCTCGGCCGGCTCGCCGTCGACCGGCATGAAGTCCTGCACCTCGCCGACGCCGTCCTCGGTGAAGAACCTGGTGATCAGGACGTTCGTGTCGGGGAAGTAGAACTGCTTGGTCCGGGCCGGCACGGAGGCCGCCAGCTCGAAGCAGCCGCCCCGCTCGGCGTCCAGGATCGCCGCGAACACGCTGGGCGCGTCGAAGGACGGGCAGCAGTACCAGTCGA
The DNA window shown above is from Streptomyces chartreusis and carries:
- a CDS encoding glycoside hydrolase family 15 protein, whose product is MSTTPIETGTPGASRYVPIADHGLIGDLRSVALVGIDGTIDWYCCPSFDAPSVFAAILDAERGGCFELAASVPARTKQFYFPDTNVLITRFFTEDGVGEVQDFMPVDGEPAEVERHRLIRRVVCVRGSIPFRTRVAPRFDYGTRTHTVRMDGEVAVFESEELALGLTSTVPLEIDGPDVHADFKLSQGESAVLALDQVGGALALKRCARTEAETQFNSTVAYWRRWLSASKYRGRWREMVHRSALTLKLLTYAPTGAIVAAPTTSLPEQVGGERNWDYRYMWVRDAAFCVYAMLRLGFTTEAEAFMRFLTEHVSRGDGSPAGPLQIMYGIDGRTDLPERELDHLEGHLGSAPVRVGNAASDQLQLDIYGALIDSIYLYDKWAQPISSDQWDNVCALVDWVCENWDQPDEGIWETRGGRKNFLYSRLMCWVAIERGIRMANRRGLPAELPRWQECRDRIYRRIMSRGWSETRQAFVQCEDSDVLDAAVLMMPMAKFIAPTDPKWLSTLDALTEDLVSDSLVYRYDPEASPDGLRGDEGTFSICSFWYVEAMVRAGRVDEARLAFEKMLTYANHLGLYAEEISHTGEQQGNFPQAFTHLSLISAAFNLDRALG